From the bacterium genome, the window CGCGCGATCCCGTCCACCGGGAGACCGCCGTCCTGCAGGACCGGGCCCACGCTTTCCCCGTGGAGCGGATGGAGGTTGTCGAGGGCGTTTTCCATCCAGGCTCTGGCCAGAGTCCCCGAGAGAAGGTTCCGGGTGTTCGACGCGACCTTCGAGGACCGGACCTTCAGCAGCCACCCCTTTCCGTACGGATCCTGGCGCAGGATCCCGGGGGACTCCTGCACCTCGCGGTTGACCTCGACCACCTCGCCGGCGACCGGCGACAGCATCGGGATCCGCTCGGAGTCGACCACGAGGCTCCACCCCTTCTCCCCCTGCGCCAGCCGGGTGCCGACGGCGGGCAGCTCGACGGCATCCACGTTCCCGATCAGCTTCCGGGCGAAGTCGTCCATCCCGACGACGCCGATGGCGCCCGGCTCCGGACGGAGCCAGCCGTGTCCCTGGTGGTAGAAGAGCCCCTCGGGGACCCGGAACCGGGTCACGCCCGAAGGCGCGATCCTGCCGGCCCCCCCCTCCCGGGGCCGGTACATGTAGCGGCAGAAGAGGACGAA encodes:
- a CDS encoding glycine cleavage system protein H, translated to MEGIRFIDIYATKGIEYLIVITFLAAFVLFCRYMYRPREGGAGRIAPSGVTRFRVPEGLFYHQGHGWLRPEPGAIGVVGMDDFARKLIGNVDAVELPAVGTRLAQGEKGWSLVVDSERIPMLSPVAGEVVEVNREVQESPGILRQDPYGKGWLLKVRSSKVASNTRNLLSGTLARAWMENALDNLHPLHGESVGPVLQDGGLPVDGIAR